One segment of Cetobacterium sp. NK01 DNA contains the following:
- a CDS encoding N-glycosylase/DNA lyase, with protein sequence MKNTYFYEVEKIYENIKSKIEERLEEFRKIWIEGDNKDIFCELAFCILTPQSKARNAWKAISELRDSNILFTGSEEEIVPYLNIVRFNKTKAKNLYILRKQMTNEKGKFITKDFFSTFSSPFEMREWIVKNIRGMSYKEASHFLRNVGFGQELAILDRHILKNLLALDVIKEIPKTVTPKLYKDIEEKLKVYCKEINIPMENIDLLLWYLEAKDIFK encoded by the coding sequence ATGAAGAATACCTATTTTTATGAAGTGGAAAAAATATATGAAAATATAAAAAGTAAGATAGAAGAAAGACTAGAAGAGTTTAGAAAAATATGGATAGAGGGAGACAATAAAGATATTTTTTGTGAATTGGCTTTCTGTATTTTAACTCCACAATCTAAAGCGAGAAATGCTTGGAAAGCAATTAGTGAATTAAGAGATTCGAATATATTGTTTACAGGAAGTGAAGAGGAGATTGTTCCTTACTTAAATATTGTTAGGTTTAATAAAACTAAAGCTAAAAATTTATATATATTAAGAAAGCAGATGACAAATGAAAAGGGAAAATTTATTACAAAAGATTTTTTCTCAACTTTTAGCTCACCTTTTGAAATGAGAGAATGGATTGTAAAAAATATAAGAGGAATGTCTTATAAAGAGGCAAGTCATTTTTTAAGAAATGTAGGTTTTGGTCAGGAATTAGCAATTTTAGATAGACATATTTTGAAAAATTTACTAGCTTTAGATGTAATAAAAGAGATTCCTAAAACAGTTACCCCAAAATTATATAAAGATATTGAAGAGAAATTAAAAGTTTACTGTAAGGAGATTAATATTCCTATGGAGAATATAGATCTATTATTATGGTACTTGGAGGCAAAGGATATATTTAAATAA